The stretch of DNA TCGAAGGAAATCAAAGCATTGTTGTATTTTCTTGCGAGATAAACTGCTTTATAAGCAACTTCTCTTACACTGTCTTTGTTGGAATAATACTGACAGCAAACTTCACCAGAGAGGGTATAGACAAGGATAACGGATGTATCAAGTTCAACACCACCGCTTATATCAACACCAACAAAGTAAGACTTGTTTGTTGTTGGGTATTTAAAGTATTCAAGGGTGTTTATGTCTTGTTGTTCTGGTATTTCGACTACATCTTTGTTTTGGTCTAAAACCAAGGAATAACGGGTAAAAGAAGTTTGCAGTAGTTCTGTAAGGTCTTCATTTTTGAGAAGAAGAACATCATTTGCCAGCACATAAGCACCATAAACTCGTTTCATATATTCTTCTTCGCTTATGTTTCTTATCTTTTGTATCTTGTCGTGTTTTATAAACTTGTTTTGTATTGTAGCAACATTTACGATGCTAAAATCTTCATCTGGTATCCCCTTATCTTTTGCAAAGAACATATCATAGACCCAATCAACTCCTTCTGTTGGAGTGTAGGTCATTATGACTTGTCCTTGTGTGTCTATTGTTCTTGCGTATGCTTCTAGGAATATTTCCTTTGGTGGTCTTTCGTCAAACGCAACCAAATCAACAGAAGCAGACTGAAAGGAATAAACCCCGCTTTCGACGGATTTAAGGGTTATTTTTGAGCCGTTAAAGAATTCGTAAGTGTAGGTCTTTTTGTTAAATGTTGCGAAGCCTTTAGACAAAGTTTCTATCCTACTGCTTACAACATCCTCACCTAATGGAAAACTTACAACAACAACCCATACTTTTGCGTTAGGCTTCTCTAGTGCTTTTAACACACAAGCGCTTACTAACGCAGTAGTTTTACCACTTTTGTTCCCTCCCTTAAACAAAACAATGTCTCTTTTCTTAACAAAAATCTCACCCAAGAAAACAAGTTGCTTTCTGTGAAACTTTACAAGGCTTAAAGGGAATTTTTGCTTCAACGCTTTTAAAGCCCTGTAGAGAGCATAAGCAACAGACTTGTATTTTGCTTTTGCTTTTTTAAGGAGTTCCTGAAAGTAGGAGGTTCTGAATATGGTTTTTTTGTAAATTACTTCCTTAAGCCATTTTCTAACATTTAGGTAATCGTATTCGTCTTTTTCTTTGTCAAAAACCATTTACACCTCCTCAATAAATTCATCTGGTAGTTTCTTCTTTTTTTCAAGTGCTTTTGTCAAAACGTCTAGATATTTCACTGCTATTGCGTCTTCTAGGTTTGGATTTTTTAGTCTTTCTTTGCAAAATCCTATAACCCAATCCCACCCAACCTCATCTCCATTTTCTGCTTCCAGTTGCTTTTTTTCAAGAAAGGTTAGCATCTCTTGGATTTTCTCTTTGTTCTTATAGACCCAAACGTGCGATATTTTGTTCTTTTCTATCGCTTGAGCAAACGAAAGACCCGCAAACACATCTATAGCAACATTTACAAGTTTAGGAGACTTAAAAATCCTTACCATCTCTTTTCTTAAGTTTTCATCAATCATAGCAAGATTATAACATATTTAAGACTGTCTTTCAAGTTTTTTTCAACTTGAAAACTACGTAGGTTATTGTTTATAATTTTTGTTATGATAAACGAAGAAGTGGTAAGGATACATTCTGACATAGTTGAGAGGATTTGTTCGGTTATTCCTGCTGTTGAATTAAGAGAATCGCTTGGTATCAAGAAGTCTTCACTTTCAAACATACGGGCTGGTAGAAGATACTTAAGCCTTCCTATGGTAAAAAAACTCATCAGGTTTGTTGCGACTAAATATCCATCGTTAAGCGTTTATATTCCAGACAGGATACCTGTAGTTGTAAGAGGAGGCAGGAGCAGTTTTATAATCCATCTTGACAAAGAAAAACTGGTAAATGAGATACTATGATAAAGATTGCAGTCGGGGAGATAAAAAACGAAGATAACAATAAATTTGCGGAAACCTTTTTATACTTCAGAGGAATAAACGAACTGTCAGTTGCTTATAGCATACTTGAGTTTATACCGAAAACAAAAAGATACGAAATAAAGATAGGTAAAAACAAGTTTGTGATAAAAGAAGAGTTTGGCTTCAAAAACGAGTATCCTGTCTATACAAAGATAATCGCTTCTTGCATCTTGTTTGGAGAAAAGGTAATGTTTAAGTTTTCTGATGGGTTTTTCGTTATTTTCTACCAAGACAATGGAGTAAAAGTCAAAGTAAAAGCAACAGGTAAAAGCAAAAGCCAAACCGTAAAGACGCTTAAGGAAATAGCAAAAGACCTTTTGGAAGATGTTTGGGATTGGTTAGAACAAAGTTTTTACATACACAGGAATTGATTTAGTGCTTTTGCCAGTAAAAAGGTATTCCACGAAAGTTCTTTTCTGCATACCAATACAACTAGTTCTTACCAGTTTATCAACAACTTCAAGTTTGTTAGCAAACCTCATAACAATTTCCTTTGCTTCTTCGTTTTTTTCTCCATAACCCAAAGACAAAAGAAAATCATTCTTTATCCCCAAAACAACGTTTAGTAGTCTTTCGTAATCAAATCCTTTAGTTTTGTCTTTTACTCCTATAACGCTATTAGGATACGGCGGGTCTAGGTAGAAAAACACTCCCTTTTTGTCATAACTTCTAACTACGTTTTCGTAATCAACACTTATAAAAACTGTGTTCCTAAACCTAATTCCCATCTCTTTTATGCTTTCAACAACTTGGTCTTTAGTTGCTCTTATATCACACTCTCTTTCTTTTCCTTTATCGCTTTTGTCTTTAACCCAAACCCACAAGAACTTTTCGTCTCTTTTCACAAAAGGAGCAGTTGTCAAAAGGTAAAGAAGGTAATTTACT from Brevinematia bacterium encodes:
- a CDS encoding DNA adenine methylase, with protein sequence MISPFISYAGSKRSLLNWLYKYFPREAKVYVEPFAGTGVVSLLKPTKTKLDVLNDINEDVINMLKCIRDDTERFAEYVLFTPIYYKDYEEYKRLAKEGKGEFVRAVNYLLYLLTTAPFVKRDEKFLWVWVKDKSDKGKERECDIRATKDQVVESIKEMGIRFRNTVFISVDYENVVRSYDKKGVFFYLDPPYPNSVIGVKDKTKGFDYERLLNVVLGIKNDFLLSLGYGEKNEEAKEIVMRFANKLEVVDKLVRTSCIGMQKRTFVEYLFTGKSTKSIPVYVKTLF
- a CDS encoding phage terminase large subunit, producing the protein MVFDKEKDEYDYLNVRKWLKEVIYKKTIFRTSYFQELLKKAKAKYKSVAYALYRALKALKQKFPLSLVKFHRKQLVFLGEIFVKKRDIVLFKGGNKSGKTTALVSACVLKALEKPNAKVWVVVVSFPLGEDVVSSRIETLSKGFATFNKKTYTYEFFNGSKITLKSVESGVYSFQSASVDLVAFDERPPKEIFLEAYARTIDTQGQVIMTYTPTEGVDWVYDMFFAKDKGIPDEDFSIVNVATIQNKFIKHDKIQKIRNISEEEYMKRVYGAYVLANDVLLLKNEDLTELLQTSFTRYSLVLDQNKDVVEIPEQQDINTLEYFKYPTTNKSYFVGVDISGGVELDTSVILVYTLSGEVCCQYYSNKDSVREVAYKAVYLARKYNNALISFERNGIGFAFSDYLKELGYFNIIRDKSNNLGIAITRDERLYLYKILLEYLNTKQIQITSNIAKELNKLRVDTGYIRASGGDDFVSALLLVIKSIHSQKIQFSVLSGSVEKKANDIINYSLA